In one window of Candidatus Sulfuricurvum sp. RIFRC-1 DNA:
- a CDS encoding GGDEF and EAL domain-containing protein produces MDSNTLIPAFDCMSDEQLEEFRRLKFAISSSEDGIWEYNIQKKTTYVSKRWLEIIGYAENEYHSSIEAWKSMLHLDDVEKAVGILFNSIANKIESAHVRYRIRHKNGHWLWIYDRAKILFDANGDPLIVAGFRTDITHQVELENHKKELATIVQHATMEVYIADAETLKYLYANDGALKALGYTLEDLQQLSISDINPELTQEQIETFRQYLNTISPVLSNISYHKRKNGTIYPVQASVHRLSYLGRPAVVIFDTDITELNETQNKLLHLATHDSLTGLPNRILFNDRLQMALKKNQRHHEKIAVLFIDLDHFKQINDSLGHPMGDKLLIQVALRLQSILRECDTIARMGGDEFNILIDSLNQIENLTDIVEKLIHAFKEPFSVQGHILYTTLSIGIALSPDDGISTELLLKNADTAMYRAKNEGRNTYRFYANEMGDKAVERVMMENSLRIALKENQFAVYYQPQVDLLSHKWVGMEALVRWIHPTLGVVSPASFIPLCEEMGLIQELDFMVLENVVKQHILWQNEGICAPKTAVNFSAKTLANRNIAKEVWSILEFYHCPYQCIAIEVTESQIMRNPQEAIEILGEFKALGLEISVDDFGTGYSSLSYLKRLPIDKLKIDQSFIHDIPEDEDDMAITKTIIGLARNLKLDVIAEGVETAEQENFLLQNGCTLAQGYLYDRPLDTQTTTLRLHE; encoded by the coding sequence TTGGACAGCAATACTCTTATTCCGGCATTTGATTGTATGAGCGACGAGCAGTTAGAAGAATTTCGACGGCTGAAATTTGCCATCAGCTCTTCCGAAGACGGCATTTGGGAATACAATATCCAAAAAAAAACAACCTATGTCTCAAAACGATGGCTTGAAATTATCGGTTACGCTGAAAATGAGTATCACAGTTCCATCGAAGCATGGAAGTCGATGCTTCATCTCGATGATGTCGAAAAGGCCGTAGGGATTCTCTTTAACTCCATTGCGAACAAAATTGAAAGCGCACACGTACGCTATCGAATTCGTCATAAAAACGGTCACTGGCTCTGGATATACGACCGCGCTAAGATTCTCTTTGATGCGAACGGAGACCCCCTTATCGTTGCGGGATTTCGAACCGATATCACCCATCAAGTCGAGCTCGAAAACCACAAAAAGGAACTCGCCACCATCGTCCAACATGCTACGATGGAGGTTTATATCGCCGATGCCGAAACTCTCAAATACCTCTATGCTAATGACGGGGCATTAAAAGCACTGGGGTATACGCTGGAAGATCTCCAGCAACTCTCTATCAGCGATATCAATCCCGAACTGACGCAGGAGCAAATCGAAACGTTTCGGCAATATCTCAACACGATCAGCCCTGTACTCAGTAACATCTCTTATCATAAACGAAAAAATGGAACCATTTACCCCGTGCAGGCAAGCGTACATAGATTAAGCTATCTCGGACGACCCGCTGTGGTTATTTTTGATACCGATATTACAGAACTCAATGAAACCCAAAACAAGCTGCTTCATCTTGCAACACACGATTCACTGACCGGGCTGCCTAACCGTATTTTATTTAATGATCGCCTCCAAATGGCCCTAAAAAAGAATCAGCGCCATCATGAAAAAATAGCGGTACTTTTTATCGATCTCGACCACTTTAAACAGATCAATGATTCATTGGGACACCCAATGGGTGACAAACTCCTGATTCAAGTAGCCCTTCGGCTTCAATCGATTTTACGGGAATGCGATACCATAGCCCGTATGGGGGGAGATGAGTTTAATATCCTTATCGATTCGCTGAATCAAATCGAAAACCTTACCGACATCGTAGAGAAATTAATCCACGCTTTCAAAGAACCCTTCTCCGTCCAAGGACATATTTTATACACAACGCTCAGCATCGGTATCGCCCTCTCTCCTGATGATGGTATCTCAACCGAACTCCTCCTTAAAAATGCCGATACCGCGATGTACCGAGCCAAAAATGAGGGGAGAAATACCTACCGATTTTATGCCAATGAGATGGGGGACAAAGCTGTTGAGCGAGTTATGATGGAAAATTCGTTACGCATAGCCCTCAAAGAGAATCAATTTGCAGTCTATTATCAACCGCAAGTTGATCTACTCAGCCATAAGTGGGTCGGTATGGAAGCTCTGGTACGATGGATTCATCCAACTTTGGGAGTGGTCTCGCCTGCTAGTTTTATCCCTTTGTGTGAAGAGATGGGCTTGATTCAAGAGCTTGATTTTATGGTTTTGGAAAATGTTGTAAAGCAACATATCCTATGGCAAAACGAAGGGATATGCGCCCCAAAAACCGCTGTCAACTTCTCCGCCAAAACACTCGCCAATCGAAACATTGCCAAAGAGGTTTGGTCCATCTTGGAATTTTACCATTGCCCGTATCAGTGTATTGCAATCGAGGTAACGGAATCCCAAATTATGCGTAATCCGCAAGAAGCGATCGAAATTTTGGGTGAGTTTAAAGCATTAGGATTAGAGATATCGGTCGATGATTTTGGAACCGGATATTCCTCCCTCTCTTATCTCAAACGACTTCCCATCGATAAACTAAAAATCGATCAGAGTTTCATACATGATATTCCTGAGGATGAAGATGATATGGCGATTACAAAAACCATCATCGGCTTAGCCCGGAATCTCAAGCTCGATGTTATTGCCGAAGGGGTTGAAACGGCTGAACAAGAGAACTTTCTCCTCCAAAATGGTTGTACACTGGCGCAAGGTTATCTCTATGACAGGCCGCTGGACACACAAACAACAACCTTGCGCTTACACGAATAA
- a CDS encoding deoxyribodipyrimidine photo-lyase codes for MRRILWFRRDLRTEDNPLLSQEGNVLPLFIFDPNILSSLDADDRRISFIYHSLINLKTSLKKMGLDLAIFYGKPSEVFQWLLLHDHYDEVCASGDYDRYALERDRQISHLLPFNYLHDTYIFRSDEVVKNDGTPYQVFTPFYNRAKILFTPFHMHEYLPVQQQLHSFDYESLHQITCMEYAKAPIELESIGFAHNPIPQQERSPETKLGLFASKLEHYANNRDFMVQETTSDLSSDVRFGTISIRALLRWMSIQKKEGIDTEPFFRQLIFREFYAMLLVHFPHLSERNFRYPFKGIPNTDYFEAFCTARTGVPIVDAGIRELLQTGRMHNRVRMITASFFTKNLLLPWQWGEHFFAKYLIDYDASSNILSWQWSAGTGVDPQPYFRIFNPYAQAAKFDIKGDYIRRWVPEFGAISPQILHNEEALSLLDLNNYPPPIVSHKVSSKKALEYFYHHSK; via the coding sequence ATGAGACGGATATTATGGTTTCGCAGAGATTTACGGACGGAAGACAACCCCCTCCTTTCACAAGAGGGAAACGTTCTTCCTCTCTTTATTTTTGATCCTAATATTCTCTCATCACTTGACGCAGATGACCGTCGTATCTCATTTATTTACCACTCCCTCATCAATCTCAAAACCTCTTTGAAAAAAATGGGGCTTGATTTAGCTATTTTTTATGGCAAACCCAGTGAAGTGTTTCAATGGCTTCTTTTACATGACCACTATGACGAAGTATGTGCTTCGGGCGACTATGATCGCTATGCTCTCGAACGTGATCGGCAGATATCCCATTTACTGCCGTTTAACTATCTGCATGACACCTATATCTTTCGCAGTGATGAAGTGGTTAAAAATGACGGAACCCCCTATCAAGTTTTCACCCCATTTTATAACCGTGCCAAAATTCTCTTCACCCCTTTTCATATGCATGAATATCTACCGGTACAACAACAACTTCACTCATTTGATTATGAATCACTCCATCAAATCACGTGTATGGAGTACGCAAAAGCACCTATAGAGCTCGAATCAATCGGATTTGCCCATAATCCAATCCCTCAGCAAGAACGCTCTCCTGAGACAAAACTCGGATTGTTTGCGTCAAAACTTGAACATTATGCAAATAATCGCGATTTTATGGTTCAAGAGACAACGTCCGATTTGAGCAGTGACGTACGTTTTGGAACCATTTCCATTCGTGCGTTGCTACGATGGATGAGCATACAAAAAAAAGAAGGAATTGATACCGAACCGTTTTTTAGACAACTCATCTTTCGAGAATTTTACGCAATGCTTTTAGTCCATTTTCCCCATCTCAGCGAACGTAATTTTCGCTATCCGTTCAAAGGGATACCAAACACAGACTACTTTGAAGCCTTTTGCACAGCCCGAACGGGTGTCCCGATTGTTGACGCAGGAATAAGAGAGCTTTTGCAGACAGGCCGCATGCATAATCGTGTACGGATGATTACCGCATCTTTTTTTACCAAAAATCTCTTGTTGCCATGGCAATGGGGTGAGCATTTTTTTGCAAAATATCTGATAGATTACGATGCAAGTTCCAATATACTATCCTGGCAATGGAGTGCGGGTACGGGGGTTGATCCTCAACCTTATTTTAGGATTTTCAATCCCTATGCCCAAGCTGCAAAATTTGACATTAAAGGGGATTATATCCGCCGATGGGTTCCGGAATTTGGTGCCATTTCTCCTCAAATTCTCCATAATGAAGAGGCATTAAGCCTGTTGGATCTCAACAACTATCCGCCCCCCATCGTTAGCCATAAAGTCAGTTCAAAAAAAGCATTGGAATATTTTTATCACCATTCAAAATAA
- a CDS encoding DUF523 and DUF1722 domain-containing protein gives MKIAVSACLVGEKIRFDGGHKQEYFITDELSQFAEFISFCPEHLAFGTPRPSVRLVRLQGGTHIQTNKDGSDLTEALLQTSHTELAKISLQPLCGIIFKSKSPSCGMSSAKMYLDNGFCEGKEDGVFTALCKKHYPLLPMEEEGRLQDAWLRENFIMQIFAFDAFEQFKASDSAIKELVQFHTKYKFMLQAKDEKLYRFLGNIVANRDNISFEALLKRYEEGFKTAISKKSSIKKTRNVLEHLAGFFKNELTKDEKEALHTQITDYAQKIIPLIVPLSTISLYAQKYRTEYLLGQTFLNPYPKTLALRSHLTAGK, from the coding sequence ATGAAAATTGCCGTATCTGCTTGTTTAGTGGGGGAAAAAATCCGTTTTGACGGTGGACATAAACAAGAATATTTTATTACCGATGAGCTTAGTCAATTTGCTGAGTTTATCTCATTTTGTCCTGAACATTTGGCATTCGGTACACCCCGACCTTCTGTACGGCTGGTACGCTTACAAGGTGGAACTCATATACAAACCAACAAAGACGGAAGTGATCTCACTGAAGCGCTTCTACAAACAAGCCATACTGAACTCGCAAAAATTTCGCTTCAACCGCTATGTGGAATTATTTTCAAATCCAAATCTCCAAGCTGCGGCATGTCAAGTGCCAAAATGTATCTGGACAATGGATTTTGCGAAGGGAAAGAAGATGGAGTATTTACAGCCCTTTGCAAAAAACACTATCCTCTCCTGCCAATGGAAGAGGAAGGACGGCTTCAGGATGCATGGTTGAGAGAAAATTTTATTATGCAGATTTTTGCCTTCGATGCGTTTGAACAGTTTAAAGCCTCTGATTCTGCGATAAAAGAGTTAGTTCAATTTCACACGAAATATAAGTTTATGCTTCAGGCCAAAGACGAAAAGCTGTACCGCTTTCTTGGAAATATCGTAGCCAACCGTGATAATATCAGTTTCGAGGCCCTTTTGAAACGCTATGAAGAGGGTTTTAAAACAGCTATTTCTAAAAAAAGCTCGATTAAAAAAACACGTAATGTTTTGGAACATTTAGCCGGATTTTTCAAAAATGAACTCACGAAAGATGAAAAAGAGGCCCTTCATACTCAGATCACTGATTATGCTCAAAAAATTATCCCTCTGATCGTCCCTCTCTCTACTATCTCCCTCTATGCACAAAAATACCGTACCGAGTATCTCTTGGGACAAACTTTTCTAAATCCCTATCCTAAAACGCTAGCATTGCGGTCTCATCTCACCGCAGGAAAATAA